From a region of the Zingiber officinale cultivar Zhangliang chromosome 4B, Zo_v1.1, whole genome shotgun sequence genome:
- the LOC121977799 gene encoding probable serine/threonine-protein kinase WNK11 has translation MPCVRPDPADKDAEPFVEIDPTGRYGRYDDLLGAGAVKRVYRGFDQEEGIEVAWNQVKLRIFREDQPMMDRLFAEVRLLRSLRHENIITLYSVWTDDEGNTLNFITEVCTSGDLREYRKKHRQVSIKALKKWSRQILMGLEYLHNHEPCIIHRDLNCSNVFINGNVGQVKIGDLGLAAIVGKSHAAHSILGTPEFMAPELYDEDYTEQVDIYSFGMCVLELVTREIPYSECDSVAKIYRKVTAGVRPAAMDKVKDPEVRAFIERCLAKPRARPSTSELLRDPFFLGLDDDCYNAALHEPPLPQPRPRPATDAVAISSRRIA, from the exons ATGCCGTGCGTTAGGCCCGATCCGGCGGACAAAGACGCTGAGCCGTTCGTGGAGATCGATCCCACTGGGCGGTACGGGAGGTACGACGATTTGCTGGGCGCTGGTGCTGTGAAGCGGGTGTACCGTGGATTCGACCAGGAGGAGGGCATCGAAGTGGCGTGGAACCAGGTGAAGCTCAGGATCTTCAGGGAGGACCAGCCGATGATGGATCGGCTGTTTGCCGAGGTGCGGCTTCTGCGGTCGCTGCGGCACGAGAACATCATCACGCTGTACAGCGTGTGGACGGACGACGAGGGCAACACGCTCAATTTCATCACTGAGGTCTGCACCTCCGGCGACCTCCGCGAGTACCGGAAGAAGCATCGCCAGGTTTCGATCAAGGCTCTCAAGAAGTGGTCGCGGCAGATACTGATGGGCCTCGAGTATCTGCACAACCATGAGCCCTGCATCATTCACCGCGATCTCAACTGCTCCAACGTCTTCATCAATGGCAACGTCGGCCAG GTGAAGATAGGGGACCTTGGGCTAGCAGCGATCGTCGGGAAGAGCCACGCAGCACACTCCATTCTCGGCACGCCGGAGTTTATGGCGCCGGAGCTGTACGACGAGGACTACACGGAGCAGGTAGACATCTACTCGTTCGGGATGTGCGTGCTGGAGTTGGTGACGCGCGAGATCCCCTATAGCGAGTGCGACAGCGTCGCCAAGATCTACCGGAAGGTGACCGCCGGGGTGCGGCCGGCCGCCATGGACAAGGTCAAGGACCCCGAAGTCCGGGCCTTCATCGAGCGCTGCCTTGCCAAACCGCGCGCTCGCCCTTCCACCTCCGAACTCCTCAGGGACCCGTTCTTCCTCGGCCTGGACGACGACTGCTACAACGCTGCCCTGCATGAACCACCTCTACCTCAGCCCCGCCCCCGGCCGGCGACAGACGCCGTCGCAATCTCCTCCCGCCGTATTGCATGA